Proteins encoded by one window of Pelmatolapia mariae isolate MD_Pm_ZW linkage group LG14, Pm_UMD_F_2, whole genome shotgun sequence:
- the LOC134641722 gene encoding P2Y purinoceptor 14-like: MSGVASFNNSSSFSNETESCNPVTTVSHLFFIPILSLVFLVGLLLNSFTMKFYFCRAHHRVSSSLTVYLKNLTAADFLLCLSLPIRITNYASASVTIHVLYCSIGASALFLNMYASILFMGYIAANRYLKIVHPSGTHVLQTVRAAHIISGVTWVFLLIPAIVYIILFIIAQNLTSKSTHCDFQVNLLDKIVHVSAIIIFMLVLVSLVFFYHSTSRRVLLAQQRQPTSSGSRKLVKSRRNILVLVSIFCVCFVPYHLVRLPYTFQWNCSVKLMLYNLKEATTIVSVLNICLDPLVYFFLSKAFRAQVRRRTLSRKKRADVRQMNKESESSEEQQQA; this comes from the exons ATGAGTGGAGTGGCCTCATTCAACAACAGCTCTTCATTTTCCAATGAGACAGAAAGCTGTAATCCAGTCACCACCGTGTCCCATCTCTTCTTCATACCCATCCTTAGTTTGGTGTTTCTG GTGGGTTTACTTCTCAACAGCTTCACCATGAAGTTTTACTTCTGCCGAGCTCATCATCGGGTATCCAGCAGCCTGACGGTCTACCTGAAGAACCTGACGGCCGCTGACTTCCTGCTCTGTCTCAGCCTGCCCATCCGCATCACCAACTACGCCAGTGCGTCCGTCACCATCCATGTGCTGTACTGCAGCATCGGGGCTTCTGCACTCTTCCTCAATATGTACGCCAGCATCCTCTTTATGGGGTACATCGCTGCCAACAG GTATCTAAAAATTGTTCATCCTTCAGGAACTCACGTCCTACAGACGGTACGAGCCGCCCACATCATTTCCGGGGTCACCTGGGTATTCCTCCTGATCCCTGCGATCGTTTACATCATCCTCTTTATCATCGCCCAGAATCTGACCTCTAAGTCCACCCACTGCGATTTCCAGGTCAACCTGCTGGATAAAATAGTCCACGTCAGTGCAATCATCATCTTTATGTTGGTCCTCGTATCCCTGGTCTTCTTCTACCACAGCACCTCCCGCAGGGTGTTGCTGGCACAGCAGAGGCAGCCGACCTCCTCGGGCTCCAGAAAGTTAGTGAAGTCTCGCAGGAACATTTTAGTGCTGGTCAGCATCTTCTGTGTTTGCTTCGTCCCGTATCACCTGGTGCGACTTCCCTATACTTTTCAGTGGAACTGCTCTGTGAAGCTGATGCTATACAACCTGAAGGAAGCGACGACAATAGTGTCAGTTCTCAACATCTGTCTGGATCCGCTCGTTTACTTTTTCCTTTCTAAGGCTTTTCGGGCccaggtgaggaggaggacgcTGTCCAGGAAGAAACGGGCCGACGTCCGACAAATGAACAAGGAAAGCGAGAGCAGCGAGGAGCAGCAACAAGCCTAA